The sequence below is a genomic window from Microbacterium sp. SORGH_AS_0888.
TTTCAGTCGAACGCTCTACCAACTGAGCTACAGAGCCGCACGGCGATGTCTCGCCGCGTCTTACACGAAGGGCCCTCTTCGAGAAAAGGGCCCGTCGCTTGGAGCGACCCTGACGGGACTTGAACCCGCGACCTCCGCCGTGACAGGGCGGCACGCTAACCAACTGCGCTACAGGGCCATGCTTGTTGAGTTGTGTTCGGAATCTGTGACCCCAACGGGATTCGAACCCGTGCTACCGCCGTGAAAGGGCGGCGTCCTAGGCCGCTAAACGATGGGGCCGAGTGAAACCCCGAATCCGGAGACCCGGCGCTCACGCTTACCGACGCTCAAGCATACGGTCTGGCGCCGCAAATCCCTAATCGGGCTCGACGCGGGCCCGCGCGCCTGGCCGGGCAACTGCTCGACGCGGGCGAGGATGACGGGGGCGCAGGTGCCGGCATCCGCTTCTCCCGTTGCGGATGGGACGGATGTTGCTACTGTTGTTCGAGTTACACGACCGAGGGGTGTGCGCATGCGCGATCACATCGACCCGACCGAAGAGTGCGACTGCGCCCCCTCCGGGCGGGAACGACGCACCATGTGGTCCGCCGTCGACCGCCGCACGGCGCTCGGCATCGGCGCGTTCGGCGCGATCGCCCTCGCTGGCGTCGGCGCCTCGGTCGTCTCCTCGTCCTCCTCCGCGTTCGCGATCGAGGGCTATCCCTCGTGGGACGACGTGCAGGCCGCCAAGGCCAACGAGGCGGCCAAGGCCTCCGAGATCGCGCGCATCCAGCAGCTCATCTCCGACCTGCAGGCGGACGTCGCCAACAAGCAGGCGATCGCGAAACAGAAGAGCGATGAGTTCTTCGCGGCGCAGCAGGCGTTCTTCGACGCCGGTGTCACCGCCGACCAGCTCCAGTCCCAGGCCGATCAGCAGTCGAGCAAGGCGGTGGATGCCGCGAACAAGGCCGGCCGCGTCGCCGCGCAGCTCTACCGCAGCGGAGGCGACGGCACCTCGCTGCAGCTGTTCCTCGCCGGGTCCGCGGCCAGCGCGGACGACCTGCTCGCCCGGCTGGGAACGATGGACAAGCTCCTCGAGCGCAATCAGGCGGTCTATGCGGACGCCGTCACGGCCCGCAACTCCGCGCAGTCGCTGACCGACAAGGCCAAGGTCGCCCGCGACGAGCGCGACCGCCTCCAGAAGGCCGCGGACGCGGCGATGCAGGACGCACAGCAGGCGGCGCAGGCCGCGGAGGACGCCCTCGCCGCCCAGAACGCCAACCTCGGCACCCTGCAGGCGCAGCTCGCGGCGCTGCAGGACGACACCGCGAAGACCGTCGCCGACTACCAGGCCGGTGTCGAGGAGCAGAAGCGTCGCGACGCCGCGGCTGCGGCTGCGGCCGCCGCCGCGGCGGAAGCGGCGCGCCAGGCCGCCGCCGCAGCGGCTGCCGCGAACAGCGGCGGTGGTGGCGGGGGCGGCGACAGCGGCGGTGGCGGTGGTGGCGGCGGCGACTGGGTCCGGCCTTCCGGCGGAGGCGTCAGCTCGAACTACGGCCAGCGCTACGGTCAGTGCGGACCGGACTACTGCGCCAGCAGCTTCCACTACGGCGTCGACCTCGCCCCGGGGTGCTGGGGAGACATCTACGCCGCGCACTCCGGCACGGTCGTCTACGCCGGCTACAACGGCGGCTACGGCAACTACATCAAGATCGACCACGGTGACGGCACCGGCTCGGGTTACGCCCACATCGTCGACGGCGGGATCTACGTCGGGCGCGGTCAGTGGGTCAGCGCAGGGCAGCGCATCGCCTCGGTCGGCAACACCGGCAACTCCTTCGGCTGCCACCTCCACTTCGAGGTCTACGTCGGGAGCAGCATCGTCAACCCGCAGGTCTTCATGCAGCAGCACGGCGTGTGGATCGGCTACGAATGATCCACGCCGGCCGATGAGGCCGCACGGGAACGAGAAAGCCGGCGTCGGCCCCGAGGGGCGGACGCCGGCTTCGTCGTGATCCCGCCGCTCAGAGCGTGTTGGGGGCTTCGCCCTCGCCCTGCGTCTTGGTCTGCCCGTCGTGGTGGGCGAACCGCTCGAAGGCCTCGGCCACGAGGCGCTCGGCCTCGGCCGCGTCGGCCCATTCGTCGACCTTGACCCACTTGTTCGGCTCGAGGTCCTTGTAGTGCTCGAAGAAGTGCGAGATCTCCTTCTTGGTCCAGTCGTCGATGTCGCCGACGTCCTGGATGTGATCCCAGCGCGGATCCTTCGCGAGGACCGCCACGACCTTGTCGTCGCCGCCGGCCTCGTCGCTCATCTTCAGCACGCCGACCGGGCGCACCTTGGCGAGGATCCCCGGGTACAGGTCGCGATCCAGGAGCACCAGCACGTCGAGGGGGTCGCCGTCCTCGCCGAGCGTGTTCTCGAAGAACCCGTAGTTGGCCGGGTAGCCGAAGACGGTGTAGAGGATGCGGTCGAGGAACACACGGCCCGTGCCGTGGTCGACCTCGTACTTCACGCGGCTGCCGCGCGGGATCTCGATGACGGCGTCGTACGCGCCCATACTCTGAACTCCTTCGGAAGGGGTGGATGCCGCGACCAGCCTAGTGCGACGTCCTCGCGGGCCGTGAGAGACCGGTCCCGGGCCTCTCGGCTCGGTTCGGCGCGGTGGAGCGAGGGGATACGGTGAGGGAGTGGCCCCGCATCCCGCCGTCGCCGAGATCCGTCGACACGTGCGCGCGGCGCTGGAGGCGTCCGAGCCCTCTCCGGTGCTCGTCGCTCTCTCCGGCGGGGCGGACTCGCTCGCGCTCGCCGCGGCCGTCGCGTTCGAGGCGCCCAAGCTCGGCCTCCCGGCGATCGCGGTGACGGTCGACCACGGGCTGCAGCCCGACTCGGCCGCCGTCGCGTCCGCGGCGGCCGCCGCCGCGGGTGCGCTCGGGCTCGACGCGCGGATCGTCCGCGTCTCCGTCGGCGGGGAAGGCGGGCCCGAGGCCGCGGCGCGGATCGCGCGGTACGCGGCTCTGCGCGACACCGCCGGGGAGGTCGGCGCGCGTGCCGTCCTCCTGGCGCACACGCTCGACGACCAGGCCGAGACCGTCCTGCTGGGGCTCGCACGCGGCTCGGGGGCGACGAGCCTGGCCGGGATGGCCCCCGACCGGACCGAGGACGGCGTGCGCTGGATGCGGCCGCTCCTCGCGGTGCGCCGGGAGACGACCGTCGCGGCCTGCCGGGCGCAGGGCCTCGAGCCCTGGCACGATCCCCACAACGACGATCCCCGGTTCACGCGCGTGCGGGTGCGCCGCCGCATCCTGCCGCTGCTGGAGGACGAGCTCGGCCCCGGCGTCGCGGAGGCACTCGCGCGCACCGCCGAGCAGCTGCGGGAGGACGCCGAGGCCTTCGCCGAGATGATCGAGGAGACGATCGAGGACATCGTCGAGCACGCGGAGGCGGGCATCGCCGTCTCGGTCGCGGCGCTCGCGGCGAACCCGCCCGCGTTGCGGCACCGCATCATCCGCCACGTCGTGGCCAGTGAGTTCCACGTCTCCCTCACCCGCACGCAGACGCTCGAGGTCGCTCGCCTGGTGACGGACTGGCGGGGACAGGGCCCGATCGACCTTCCGGGGTGCCGCGCCGCCCGTGTCGGCGGCCGCATCGAGATCACCGCGCACGCGGACCTCTGACGGATCGCCCCGCCCCCGTCGCGAGCCCTCACCGCGAGCGCCTAACATCGAGGGATGCGCGCCGCAGACCTCGCCGACGACCTCACCGACGTGCTCGCGACCGAGGAGCAGATCCTCGCGAAGCTGGACGAGATCGCCGCCCAGGTCGCGAGCGACTACGCCGGCAAGGACCTCGTGCTGGTCGGCGTGCTCAAGGGAGCCGTCATGGTGATGGCCGACTTCTCCCGTGCCCTGCCGATCCTCGTGCCGATGGACTGGATGGCGGTGTCCTCCTACGGCACCGGCACGCGCTCCTCGGGCGTCGTGCAGATCCGCAAGGACCTCGACACCGACATCCACGACAAGCACGTGCTCATCGTCGAGGACATCATCGACTCCGGCCTGACCCTGAGCTGGCTGCTCGAGAACTTCGCGGCCCGCGGCGCCGCGTCCGTCGAGGTGTTCGCCCTGTTCCGCAAGCCGGAGGCCGCCAAGGTGCAGGTCGACTGCCGCTACGTCGGGTTCGACATCCCGAACGAGTTCGTCGTCGGCTACGGGCTCGACTACGCCGAGAAGTACCGCAACCTGAGGGATGTCGCCGTCCTCGCCCCGCACGTGTACAGCTGATGTCCAGCCTCTGTACGCCGTGGGCGAATGCACAGACGCGGCATAGCGGGCGCACGCTACCCTGAGACGATCCGCCACCGGTGGGCTCGTCGAGGAAAGGGCCGGGGTTCGCCCCCGCACAATGGACTTCAAGAAGATCACCCGAAATCCGCTGATCTATGTGCTGCTGATCGGTCTGCTGCTCATCGTGGGCTTCTCGCTGATCTCCAGCCTCGGTGCGGCCAAGCAGATCACGACCCAGCAGGGTCTCCAGCTGCTCAAGGGCACCACCGTCACGAAGGTCACCAACACCGACGGCGACCAGCGGGTCGACATGACGCTGTCCTCGCCGTTCGAGGGCGCGACGAACGTGCAGTTCTACTACGTGGGCGCGCGCGCCGACGAGGTCGTGCAGGCCGTGGACGCCGCGAACCCCTCGGACGGGTACAACGACGTCGTGCCCCGCGCGACGTGGTTCGACAGCATCCTCTCTCTCCTCATCCCGATCCTGCTGCTCGGCGTGATCTTCTGGTTCCTGCTCTCGTCCGCGCAGGGCGGCGGCGGCAAGGTCATGCAGTTCGGCAAGTCGCGCGCGAAACTCGTCACGAAGGAGACGCCGACCGTCACGTTCGGCGACGTCGCCGGCGCCGACGAGGCGATCGAGGAGCTCCAGGAGATCAAGGACTTCCTCAAGGACCCCTCCAAGTTCCAGGCGCTGGGAGCCCGCATCCCCAAGGGCGTGCTGCTGTACGGCCCTCCCGGAACCGGCAAGACCCTGCTCGCTCGCGCCGTGGCGGGCGAGGCGGGCGTGCCCTTCTACTCGATCTCCGGCTCGGACTTCGTCGAGATGTTCGTCGGCGTCGGCGCGAGCCGCGTGCGCGACCTGTTCAACCAGGCCAAGGAGAACGCGCCGGCGATCATCTTCATCGACGAGATCGACGCCGTCGGCCGCCACCGCGGTGCGGGGCTCGGCGGCGGGCACGACGAGCGCGAGCAGACCCTGAACCAGATGCTCGTCGAGATGGACGGCTTCGACCCCAAGGCGAACGTCATCGTCATCGCCGCGACGAACCGTCCCGACATCCTCGACCCGGCCCTGCTGCGTCCCGGCCGTTTCGACCGGCAGATCGGTGTCGACTCCCCCGACCTCAAGGGTCGGCAGAAGATCCTCGAGGTGCACGGCCGCGGCAAGCCGCTCGCCGACTCGGTCGACCTCGAGGTCGTGGCCCGCAAGACCCCCGGCTTCACGGGAGCCGACCTGGCGAACGTGCTGAACGAGGCCGCGCTGCTGACCGCCCGGTCCAACGCGCAGCTCATCGACAACCGTGCGCTGGACGAGGCGATCGACCGCGTGATCGCCGGACCGCAGC
It includes:
- a CDS encoding M23 family metallopeptidase is translated as MRDHIDPTEECDCAPSGRERRTMWSAVDRRTALGIGAFGAIALAGVGASVVSSSSSAFAIEGYPSWDDVQAAKANEAAKASEIARIQQLISDLQADVANKQAIAKQKSDEFFAAQQAFFDAGVTADQLQSQADQQSSKAVDAANKAGRVAAQLYRSGGDGTSLQLFLAGSAASADDLLARLGTMDKLLERNQAVYADAVTARNSAQSLTDKAKVARDERDRLQKAADAAMQDAQQAAQAAEDALAAQNANLGTLQAQLAALQDDTAKTVADYQAGVEEQKRRDAAAAAAAAAAAEAARQAAAAAAAANSGGGGGGGDSGGGGGGGGDWVRPSGGGVSSNYGQRYGQCGPDYCASSFHYGVDLAPGCWGDIYAAHSGTVVYAGYNGGYGNYIKIDHGDGTGSGYAHIVDGGIYVGRGQWVSAGQRIASVGNTGNSFGCHLHFEVYVGSSIVNPQVFMQQHGVWIGYE
- a CDS encoding inorganic diphosphatase, which translates into the protein MGAYDAVIEIPRGSRVKYEVDHGTGRVFLDRILYTVFGYPANYGFFENTLGEDGDPLDVLVLLDRDLYPGILAKVRPVGVLKMSDEAGGDDKVVAVLAKDPRWDHIQDVGDIDDWTKKEISHFFEHYKDLEPNKWVKVDEWADAAEAERLVAEAFERFAHHDGQTKTQGEGEAPNTL
- the tilS gene encoding tRNA lysidine(34) synthetase TilS produces the protein MAPHPAVAEIRRHVRAALEASEPSPVLVALSGGADSLALAAAVAFEAPKLGLPAIAVTVDHGLQPDSAAVASAAAAAAGALGLDARIVRVSVGGEGGPEAAARIARYAALRDTAGEVGARAVLLAHTLDDQAETVLLGLARGSGATSLAGMAPDRTEDGVRWMRPLLAVRRETTVAACRAQGLEPWHDPHNDDPRFTRVRVRRRILPLLEDELGPGVAEALARTAEQLREDAEAFAEMIEETIEDIVEHAEAGIAVSVAALAANPPALRHRIIRHVVASEFHVSLTRTQTLEVARLVTDWRGQGPIDLPGCRAARVGGRIEITAHADL
- the hpt gene encoding hypoxanthine phosphoribosyltransferase, yielding MRAADLADDLTDVLATEEQILAKLDEIAAQVASDYAGKDLVLVGVLKGAVMVMADFSRALPILVPMDWMAVSSYGTGTRSSGVVQIRKDLDTDIHDKHVLIVEDIIDSGLTLSWLLENFAARGAASVEVFALFRKPEAAKVQVDCRYVGFDIPNEFVVGYGLDYAEKYRNLRDVAVLAPHVYS
- the ftsH gene encoding ATP-dependent zinc metalloprotease FtsH — protein: MDFKKITRNPLIYVLLIGLLLIVGFSLISSLGAAKQITTQQGLQLLKGTTVTKVTNTDGDQRVDMTLSSPFEGATNVQFYYVGARADEVVQAVDAANPSDGYNDVVPRATWFDSILSLLIPILLLGVIFWFLLSSAQGGGGKVMQFGKSRAKLVTKETPTVTFGDVAGADEAIEELQEIKDFLKDPSKFQALGARIPKGVLLYGPPGTGKTLLARAVAGEAGVPFYSISGSDFVEMFVGVGASRVRDLFNQAKENAPAIIFIDEIDAVGRHRGAGLGGGHDEREQTLNQMLVEMDGFDPKANVIVIAATNRPDILDPALLRPGRFDRQIGVDSPDLKGRQKILEVHGRGKPLADSVDLEVVARKTPGFTGADLANVLNEAALLTARSNAQLIDNRALDEAIDRVIAGPQRRTRVMKDKEKLITAYHEGGHALAAAAMNHTDPVTKITILPRGKALGYTMVLPLDDKYSVTRNELQDQLTYAMGGRVAEEIVFHDPTTGASNDIEKATGIARKMVTEYGMTTDIGPVKLGGSSGEMFLGRDMGHGRDYSDEIAERVDVQVRALIEQAHNEAYQVINENRDILDRLALALLEKETLDHNEVAEIFTDIKKLPPRPQWLSSSDRPVSNQPPIDVPRRQDVGVAAQTEAEAAATEKAPRRRPSTGQARPATA